The Acholeplasma laidlawii PG-8A DNA window GATGGTTCAAGTTATGCTAGATACTCCGCATTTATTAGAAAAAGTGAGATAGGAGGATTAGGTGATGGAAAAACAACAACTGCTTAAAGATTTGATTCAAGCGTTCAATAGTGGAAGCTTTGAATCAAGTGATGTTAAAGTTCAAATCAAAGCTGGATGGTATGATTGGTTTTGTAAAGACTCAAGCTTAAAGAATAAAACCAAACGCATGGGCAATATCATCAAGCAAATTAAACCAGGCGGCAAGGTTGATCTAGATAACAGTTATGTCTGGTTCAAAAACAATTGTCCACTTCAAGGTAGTCTTTATGATGATTTTAGAATTGCAGATTTAGAATCCGATGTCACATTGATTGTTGTTCAACTAAACTCACCATGGCATGACAAGACTTACACAGTCTATGAACGATTAACACACTATGAAAAAGTTGTGTTTTCAACGGACTCAGTTAAAGAACTTGTTAAGTGGTTAAACGAAGGGTGGGAAACGCATGTATAACTATTACAATAGACATCCTAAAGGTATCAAAACTGGTGACTGTGTGGTTAGAGCAATCTCAACAGCATTTGATAAAGACTACATGGAAACAAGAAGAGAACTCAATCAGAAAAAACGTGAATGGAGTTTCACCAGTTACAAGGATACAGAGTTTATCTATAAGTATTTAGAGAATCGTCCAAGATACATTTTTAAAGCGGTTAAGGGTGAACCAAGGATTAAGGGTACAGACTTTGCACAGCTACATCCAACAGGAACATTTATATTAAAGATGGCCGGACACTTGAGTGTCTGTAAAGATGGTGTCATTCTAGACATTTGGGATTGCACCTATAGAAGTGTTTATACAGCATGGAGAATTGACGAGGAAACAACATGAAAGTAAATTTTATAAGAAAACCAACACCAGAGGAACTTATCCCTCAAGACGAATTTATCGTCGAAAAGACCATAATTCTAGAAGGTGACGTATTTGAAGGATTCATCAGAGAACCATTAAACGATTATGATTTCATCAAAGAACATTTAGAATTGATGTATTGTGATAAGGAAGGCATATTTCACTGCTTGTTAGTCACGTCCGATAAACATGACTTTGGTATCCTGGTTGAAAGTGAAGGATATCATTACGCTAGGTATGCAGCATTCATACCACTTATTAAAACCAAAACAGAAAATTAAGGAAGCGAGTAAGCTTCCTTTTTAACTATTTAAAGCGAGGAAAACAAATGAAAATTATAACAAGTGAATCTGTCTTTAAAGGACACCCAGATAAAATATGTGACCAAATCAGTGATGCAATCTTAGATGCACATTTAGAGCAAGACAGAAATGCAAGAGTAGCAGTAGAAACAGCTATCAAAGATGATGTTGTTTTTATCTTTGGTGAGGTCACATCCAAAGCTTCAGTGAATTATAAAGAAGTCGCACTAACCACATTAAAAGAAATCGGATATGATGATCCATTCGATGTGATTGAAAAGATATCCAAACAGTCCGATGATATTGCACTTGGTGTAAATCATACGAACGATCATGAACAAGGTGCAGGTGATCAAGGCTTAATGTTTGGCTACGCTTGCAAAGAAACGCCAGAATTTATGCCTTTACCGATTGTGGTGGCACATGACATTGCAAGAAGCATTGACGAGCTTAGAAAGGCAAAGTATGGCCACGTGTTTGGTCCAGATGGTAAGTGTCAAGTTTCTGTAGTCTACGAGAATGATGAACCGATTGCTTATGAAACAATCGTAGTGTCTGCGCAAACAAAGCATGGCATTCAATTAGATTATGCTAAAGAGATAATTTTAAATGAAGTATTGAAACTACTG harbors:
- a CDS encoding DUF6329 domain-containing protein is translated as MKVNFIRKPTPEELIPQDEFIVEKTIILEGDVFEGFIREPLNDYDFIKEHLELMYCDKEGIFHCLLVTSDKHDFGILVESEGYHYARYAAFIPLIKTKTEN
- the metK gene encoding methionine adenosyltransferase, translated to MKIITSESVFKGHPDKICDQISDAILDAHLEQDRNARVAVETAIKDDVVFIFGEVTSKASVNYKEVALTTLKEIGYDDPFDVIEKISKQSDDIALGVNHTNDHEQGAGDQGLMFGYACKETPEFMPLPIVVAHDIARSIDELRKAKYGHVFGPDGKCQVSVVYENDEPIAYETIVVSAQTKHGIQLDYAKEIILNEVLKLLIGEDLSHIQVLINPTGAFVVGGPYGDSGLTGRKIIVDTYGGYAKHGGGAFSGKDVSKVDRSAAYYARFVAKALVAANLANRCEVSVSYSIGVANPVSVSVDTFGTGVTSDDVLLKLIKENFNFTPSSIIKELNLDKVKFKPLASYGHIGRVDLDVAWEKVDAKAKQLSESYEQTKRTAQVL